One part of the Sorangiineae bacterium MSr11954 genome encodes these proteins:
- a CDS encoding isocitrate lyase/phosphoenolpyruvate mutase family protein, with amino-acid sequence MSDRIHPSIEEKAAQFSRLHDAGCFVLPNAWDVPSALLAREAGFAAVATTSAGVALARGFADGERISRGEMLAFASELAQRLPVPVTADLEAGYGPSPEDVATSVRGAIRGGIVGCNIEDTDPLTGKLFDLDLAAARIRAGVEAAHSAKLPDFVLNARIDTFLTRFGTREQSVAESIRRAHAYLKAGARSVFVPGPTDAETIRALVAGIDGPLNVWGGVGDRMVPLEELRALGVRRVSLGPGPMLAAYTVAKRLFAEAASGQSFAFEGAMSMFMELSGLVRQYPFKT; translated from the coding sequence ATGTCCGATCGCATTCACCCGTCCATCGAAGAAAAAGCCGCTCAGTTCTCCCGCCTGCACGACGCGGGGTGTTTCGTTCTGCCGAACGCGTGGGACGTGCCCAGCGCGCTGCTCGCCCGGGAAGCGGGCTTCGCCGCCGTGGCCACCACCTCCGCGGGCGTCGCGCTGGCCCGAGGCTTCGCCGACGGCGAGCGTATCAGCCGCGGTGAGATGCTGGCCTTTGCGAGCGAGCTCGCGCAGCGCTTGCCCGTCCCCGTCACCGCCGATCTCGAAGCCGGTTATGGCCCCTCGCCCGAGGATGTCGCGACCTCGGTTCGCGGCGCCATCCGCGGCGGCATCGTGGGGTGCAACATCGAAGATACCGATCCGCTCACGGGCAAGCTCTTCGATCTGGACCTGGCCGCGGCGCGCATCCGCGCCGGGGTGGAAGCCGCGCACAGCGCGAAGCTCCCGGACTTCGTGCTGAACGCGCGCATCGATACCTTCTTGACCCGCTTCGGCACCCGCGAGCAATCCGTGGCCGAATCCATCCGCCGCGCCCATGCCTACTTGAAGGCGGGCGCGCGCTCGGTCTTCGTGCCGGGTCCCACCGACGCGGAGACCATCCGCGCGCTGGTCGCCGGCATCGATGGCCCCCTCAACGTCTGGGGCGGCGTGGGCGACCGCATGGTGCCGCTCGAGGAGCTGCGCGCCCTGGGCGTGCGCCGCGTCAGCCTCGGACCGGGGCCGATGCTCGCCGCGTATACGGTGGCCAAGCGCTTGTTCGCGGAGGCTGCCTCGGGCCAGAGCTTCGCCTTCGAAGGCGCCATGAGCATGTTCATGGAGCTCTCGGGCCTGGTGCGCCAATACCCGTTCAAAACTTGA
- a CDS encoding glutathione S-transferase family protein: protein MIRLHQYPGSWGVPSVSPFCIKVEAYLRMAGLPYEIVVERNSLHGPKGKMPFIEDDGRIIPDSSFIIDHLISKYGERIPPQSPEESATSMAFQRLFEDSLCWVILYSRWIDHPGWPMWRDGFVKFFPAPLGQVVVRFVRQTLHRQAKGHGMALHSRDEVYTIGRKDLRAISDFLGDKAYFGGARPVLLDATAYGFLATILWTGVETPLKEAAKTHANLEAYCQRFRSEYFGS from the coding sequence GTGATTCGCCTCCATCAATATCCGGGATCGTGGGGGGTCCCCAGCGTGAGCCCCTTTTGCATCAAGGTCGAGGCGTATCTTCGCATGGCCGGGTTGCCCTACGAGATTGTGGTCGAGCGAAACTCGCTGCACGGGCCCAAAGGCAAAATGCCGTTCATCGAGGACGACGGCCGGATCATCCCTGACTCCTCGTTCATCATCGACCATCTGATATCCAAGTACGGTGAGCGCATCCCGCCCCAGTCGCCCGAGGAGAGCGCCACCTCCATGGCCTTTCAGCGCCTCTTCGAGGATAGCCTCTGCTGGGTGATCCTGTATTCGCGGTGGATCGACCACCCCGGGTGGCCGATGTGGCGCGATGGCTTCGTAAAGTTTTTCCCGGCCCCCCTCGGCCAGGTCGTGGTCCGCTTCGTGCGCCAGACCCTTCACCGCCAGGCCAAGGGCCATGGAATGGCGCTTCACTCGCGCGACGAGGTCTACACCATCGGCCGCAAGGACCTTCGCGCCATCTCCGACTTCCTGGGGGACAAGGCCTACTTCGGCGGCGCGCGCCCCGTTCTGCTGGACGCCACCGCCTATGGCTTCCTCGCGACCATCCTGTGGACGGGTGTCGAAACGCCTCTCAAGGAAGCCGCCAAAACGCATGCAAACCTCGAGGCATACTGCCAGCGGTTCCGCAGCGAATACTTTGGATCCTGA